A genomic window from Brassica oleracea var. oleracea cultivar TO1000 chromosome C8, BOL, whole genome shotgun sequence includes:
- the LOC106308821 gene encoding uncharacterized protein LOC106308821, whose amino-acid sequence MSLNAVAPTIDKPYGISQIRAYIPIQLDMKKLNYDVWRELFETHCTSFGVLGHLDGSSVPTSGEDTQWKERNGLVMMWIYGTVSEQILDTILKAKATACDLWLTLGNLFRDNKEAQSIQYDNELRTLTIGDMDVTAYTHKLKMLSDLLANVDSPVTDRALVMHMLNGLSEKFDNITNIIQHQQPFPTFNKARSMLLMEEKCLSKHVKPAPQEGTNSSSPNILYANSTQQQERHGQYNNNHNSGRNYGNKNRGRGGRHNRGRGRNNNQWMNQQASYPPWTYTPQP is encoded by the coding sequence ATGTCTCTCAACGCTGTTGCTCCCACCATAGACAAGCCTTATGGAATCTCTCAGATCCGGGCTTACATACCGATTCAGCTTGACATGAAGAAGCTGAACTATGATGTATGGCGTGAGTTATTCGAAACTCACTGCACTAGCTTCGGTGTCCTTGGACACCTGGATGGATCCTCTGTCCCCACTTCGGGAGAAGACACACAGTGGAAAGAACGTAACGGTCTCGTGATGATGTGGATCTACGGCACCGTCTCTGAGCAGATCCTTGACACCATCCTCAAGGCGAAAGCAACTGCTTGTGACCTCTGGCTCACACTAGGGAACCTGTTCCGCGATAACAAAGAAGCTCAATCCATTCAATATGACAACGAGCTTCGCACTCTCACCATTGGCGATATGGACGTCACCGCCTACACTCACAAACTCAAGATGCTGTCTGATCTACTAGCTAATGTTGACTCACCCGTCACAGATCGGGCGTTAGTGATGCACATGTTGAATGGATTATCAGAAAAGTTTGACAACATAACAAACATCATTCAACATCAGCAGCCATTCCCCACATTCAACAAAGCCAGATCTATGCTGCTAATGGAGGAGAAATGCCTTAGCAAACACGTCAAGCCGGCTCCTCAAGAAGGCACCAACTCCTCCTCTCCAAACATTCTCTACGCCAATTCAACTCAACAGCAAGAACGACACGGACAATACAACAACAACCACAATTCTGGTCGTAACTACGGCAACAAAAACCGTGGACGAGGTGGCCGTCACAACCGTGGCAGAGGACGCAACAACAACCAGTGGATGAACCAACAAGCATCATACCCACCATGGACCTATACTCCACAACCGTGA